Proteins co-encoded in one Haladaptatus sp. ZSTT2 genomic window:
- a CDS encoding DUF5367 family protein, translating to MATGTAADGVERTPSLTTPTMQAFFLLGFVVWLVATLAFRVAGQFLLNPNAPLVIGALYVVTVPAMIGLALVFYRWRRVSGAARLPAAIALVLPGMVLDTVVMAQFEAVIPNMVSASAPYFGGMLLLAYASVLLSAFVRRA from the coding sequence ATGGCAACTGGAACCGCAGCAGACGGTGTCGAACGCACGCCGTCGCTCACGACACCGACGATGCAGGCCTTTTTCCTGCTCGGATTCGTCGTCTGGCTCGTCGCCACCCTCGCGTTCAGAGTCGCCGGGCAATTTCTCTTGAATCCAAACGCGCCGCTCGTCATCGGCGCGTTGTACGTCGTAACCGTCCCGGCAATGATTGGCCTCGCGCTCGTGTTCTATCGTTGGCGGCGCGTGTCGGGAGCGGCACGGTTGCCGGCGGCGATTGCCCTCGTGTTACCCGGGATGGTCCTCGACACCGTGGTCATGGCCCAGTTTGAGGCCGTGATCCCGAACATGGTGTCTGCGTCCGCGCCCTATTTCGGTGGCATGTTGCTGTTGGCGTATGCCTCCGTGCTCCTGAGTGCATTCGTCAGGCGAGCGTAG
- a CDS encoding GNAT family N-acetyltransferase, whose amino-acid sequence MELREATEADIPTLIEYWYALATDNEPYSRFNELVYDSQAEVPADGFRNQLERDGITNYLVEVQGETIGFVTLRDGEHSSRQYSRYLMIVNLYIKDAFQNRGHGTRVVEKVKELARAADCDHLKVSCEWHNVDARRFYTNTGFEEKQVTFVQSIE is encoded by the coding sequence ATGGAGTTACGCGAAGCCACCGAAGCCGATATTCCCACACTCATCGAGTACTGGTACGCACTCGCTACCGACAACGAGCCGTATTCTCGGTTCAACGAACTGGTCTACGACAGCCAAGCCGAGGTTCCAGCAGACGGGTTCAGAAACCAGTTAGAACGTGACGGCATCACCAACTACCTCGTCGAGGTACAGGGGGAAACCATCGGCTTCGTCACCCTCCGCGACGGCGAACACTCCTCGCGCCAGTACTCGCGCTATCTCATGATTGTGAACCTCTACATCAAAGACGCCTTCCAAAATCGTGGTCATGGCACGCGCGTCGTAGAGAAGGTGAAAGAACTGGCGCGTGCGGCCGACTGCGACCACCTCAAGGTCTCCTGTGAGTGGCACAACGTTGATGCGCGACGGTTTTACACGAACACGGGCTTCGAAGAAAAGCAGGTGACGTTCGTCCAATCCATCGAGTAG
- a CDS encoding shikimate kinase — MEGTAKAPAAGTILNALATGTGAAFAIDRYTTAHVTLDDGAGVTGEVDGAPDADTRLIERCVELVTAEYGNGEGGHVRTESDVPMASGLKSSSAAANATVLATLAALDTDIDRADAARIGVTAARDVGVTVTGAFDDASASMLGGVTVTDNTRDELLHREEVEWDVLVWTPDEQSFSADANVARCKQIAPMAELVADLALAGDYERAMTVNGLAFCAALDFPTDPLVEAMPLSRGVSLSGTGPSFTAIGDRKTLEQLEDRWSNRAGHTWLTTTQNHGATQK, encoded by the coding sequence ATGGAGGGCACGGCAAAAGCACCCGCCGCCGGAACTATCCTCAACGCACTCGCAACGGGGACGGGCGCGGCGTTCGCCATCGACCGCTACACCACCGCACACGTCACCCTCGACGACGGGGCGGGCGTGACCGGCGAGGTAGACGGCGCACCGGACGCGGACACGCGACTCATCGAGAGATGTGTCGAACTCGTCACCGCCGAGTACGGAAACGGCGAAGGTGGCCACGTTCGCACCGAGAGCGACGTGCCGATGGCCTCTGGACTGAAGAGTTCGAGCGCCGCTGCGAACGCGACGGTGCTCGCCACACTCGCCGCCCTCGACACCGACATAGACAGAGCAGACGCCGCGCGCATCGGCGTCACCGCCGCCCGCGACGTGGGCGTCACTGTCACCGGCGCGTTCGACGACGCGAGCGCGAGCATGCTCGGCGGCGTCACCGTCACCGACAACACCCGCGACGAACTCCTCCACCGCGAAGAAGTCGAGTGGGACGTGCTCGTCTGGACGCCCGACGAACAATCCTTCAGCGCGGACGCAAACGTGGCCCGATGCAAGCAAATCGCCCCGATGGCTGAACTGGTGGCCGACCTCGCCCTCGCAGGCGACTACGAACGCGCGATGACGGTAAACGGCCTCGCCTTCTGCGCCGCCCTCGACTTCCCGACCGACCCGCTGGTCGAAGCGATGCCCCTCTCGCGGGGCGTCTCATTGTCGGGGACTGGGCCGAGCTTTACGGCGATTGGCGACCGAAAGACACTGGAACAACTCGAAGACCGCTGGAGCAACCGAGCTGGACACACATGGCTAACGACAACACAGAATCACGGCGCGACACAGAAGTGA
- a CDS encoding carbonic anhydrase, with translation MHSAFIELLQNNLEHATEFQNRFDHVQDAQHPAVVTVCCSDSRVLQDHIWGNDEPGQIFTCGNIGNRVVQQTDAGEVVSGDVLYPVEHTGTDIIVVVGHTGCGAVTATYDALTGEISEPAGIEHCLSLLKPHLESGVDALPDDVSRTEAVNRLVEYNVDRQIAFLDANETIPDDVDIVGVVYDFQDVYSDRRGEVHVINVNGEMNVETLREAHPAIDARIRRLWEY, from the coding sequence ATGCATTCGGCGTTCATCGAACTACTACAAAACAATTTGGAGCACGCAACCGAGTTCCAGAACCGGTTCGACCACGTCCAAGACGCCCAACACCCGGCCGTCGTCACGGTGTGTTGTTCTGATTCGCGCGTCCTCCAAGACCACATCTGGGGCAACGACGAACCTGGCCAGATCTTCACCTGCGGGAACATTGGCAACCGCGTCGTTCAACAGACAGACGCCGGTGAAGTCGTCTCCGGCGACGTGCTCTATCCGGTCGAACACACTGGGACAGACATCATCGTCGTCGTCGGCCACACCGGGTGTGGTGCCGTGACGGCGACCTACGACGCACTCACTGGCGAAATCTCTGAACCGGCAGGCATCGAACACTGTTTGTCGCTGTTAAAGCCACACCTCGAATCCGGCGTGGACGCCCTGCCAGACGACGTGAGTCGAACCGAGGCTGTCAACCGGCTGGTCGAATACAACGTCGACCGGCAAATCGCGTTCCTCGACGCGAACGAGACGATTCCCGACGACGTGGATATCGTCGGCGTCGTCTACGACTTCCAAGACGTGTACTCAGACCGTCGTGGGGAAGTCCACGTCATCAACGTAAACGGCGAGATGAACGTCGAAACCCTGCGCGAGGCCCACCCGGCCATCGACGCGCGGATTCGTCGGCTCTGGGAGTACTGA
- a CDS encoding DUF7128 family protein, whose product MVSTTERDNMTWYECDHCGLMFDVEEDARQHEENCEGDEADYIQ is encoded by the coding sequence ATGGTCTCTACGACCGAGCGCGACAACATGACCTGGTACGAGTGTGACCACTGCGGTCTCATGTTCGATGTCGAAGAAGACGCGCGCCAACACGAGGAAAACTGCGAGGGTGACGAAGCCGACTATATCCAGTAA
- a CDS encoding chorismate mutase, translated as MANDNTESRRDTEVTLDEHRQEIEDIDRELVELIARRTYVADTIAQVKAELDLPTTDEAQEDKVMERAGKNAERFEVDANLVKAIFRLLIELNKVEQREKR; from the coding sequence ATGGCTAACGACAACACAGAATCACGGCGCGACACAGAAGTGACGCTCGACGAACACCGCCAGGAAATCGAAGACATCGACCGCGAGTTGGTCGAACTCATCGCCCGGCGCACCTACGTCGCAGACACGATTGCACAGGTCAAAGCCGAACTCGACCTACCGACCACCGACGAGGCCCAAGAGGACAAAGTGATGGAGCGCGCCGGGAAGAACGCAGAGCGCTTCGAGGTAGACGCGAACCTCGTGAAAGCGATTTTCCGGTTGCTCATCGAGTTGAACAAGGTCGAACAGCGCGAAAAGCGATAA
- a CDS encoding fluoroquinolone export ABC transporter permease subunit, producing MSFVNSFRAMLGWDVRLQIRYGFYAVYAILTVGFILGLRVLGPGLRTDAAVLLIVTDPTVLGFYFIASLVLFEKGEGVLDALVVSPLGVRGYLASKVLSLALLATTSGTLAAVLGHGAVSNLPVLVVGILLSAALFVLIGFVAVARFDSINAYFISAAGWGTVLFLPLFEYVGFVETPLFYLLPAKPAIVLVHAGFSPIAAWELAYALGYLLLGNVVAYVWASRAFRRHIVSGGDPGAQLGHHRQTNQPRGAVSAARLPVVALIRTDVRNWLRDPMLAFVAVAPLLLSSIIRVGMPTVTQMAAPAVALEPYYPVIAGTMAVFGPAIYGFVAGMFVLEDREQGVLAAYRTSPLSARGYLLYRAGTAYALSLGATLPALVVVGLVPAPPLVVLGVAAVAALGGPVLAFTFGSLASNTIEGIAISKLLNPVLLGPALIIALVPEPLQLLAGVSPTYWPVKAYVAGVSDDPLWVGYVLVGIVVHLLFLLVFARLFQNRTE from the coding sequence GTGAGCTTCGTGAACTCGTTTCGGGCGATGCTTGGCTGGGACGTTCGCCTGCAGATTCGCTACGGCTTCTATGCGGTGTACGCGATATTGACCGTGGGATTCATCCTCGGACTTCGGGTGCTCGGGCCTGGGTTACGCACCGACGCTGCGGTGCTCCTCATCGTGACCGACCCAACCGTTCTTGGCTTCTATTTCATCGCCTCGCTCGTCCTGTTCGAGAAGGGTGAAGGCGTCCTCGATGCGCTCGTCGTCTCGCCGCTTGGCGTCCGCGGCTATCTCGCCTCGAAGGTGCTCTCGCTGGCACTGCTGGCGACGACCAGTGGAACCCTCGCCGCTGTCCTCGGCCACGGCGCGGTCTCGAATCTCCCGGTGTTGGTCGTCGGCATCTTGCTTTCTGCCGCGCTGTTCGTGCTCATCGGATTCGTCGCCGTCGCCCGGTTCGATTCCATCAACGCCTACTTCATCAGCGCCGCTGGCTGGGGGACCGTACTGTTTCTCCCGTTGTTCGAGTACGTGGGATTCGTCGAGACACCCCTGTTCTATCTGCTGCCTGCAAAGCCGGCCATCGTGCTCGTCCACGCGGGATTCAGCCCGATTGCTGCGTGGGAACTTGCTTACGCACTCGGCTATCTCCTCCTTGGCAATGTCGTCGCATATGTGTGGGCGAGTCGCGCCTTTCGCCGTCACATCGTCAGCGGGGGAGACCCGGGCGCACAACTCGGTCACCACAGGCAGACGAACCAGCCGCGTGGAGCAGTGTCCGCGGCTCGTTTACCCGTGGTTGCGCTGATTCGAACCGACGTGAGAAACTGGCTTCGAGACCCGATGCTCGCGTTCGTCGCGGTTGCCCCACTCCTCCTTTCCAGCATTATCAGAGTTGGTATGCCAACAGTAACGCAAATGGCCGCCCCCGCAGTCGCACTGGAGCCGTACTACCCGGTGATTGCGGGCACGATGGCGGTGTTCGGCCCCGCGATCTACGGTTTCGTCGCGGGGATGTTCGTCCTCGAAGACCGCGAGCAGGGCGTGCTCGCAGCCTACCGCACTAGCCCCCTTTCGGCTCGCGGCTACCTCCTGTATCGTGCCGGGACGGCATACGCGCTGAGCCTCGGAGCGACACTGCCCGCGCTCGTCGTCGTCGGGCTGGTTCCCGCACCACCGCTCGTCGTTCTCGGGGTTGCCGCAGTCGCTGCCCTCGGCGGGCCAGTGCTCGCGTTCACCTTCGGCAGCCTCGCGTCTAACACAATCGAAGGCATCGCCATCAGCAAATTGTTGAACCCAGTTCTCCTCGGCCCCGCACTCATTATCGCCCTTGTCCCGGAGCCACTCCAGTTGCTCGCCGGTGTGTCCCCCACCTACTGGCCGGTCAAAGCCTACGTCGCGGGCGTCTCGGACGACCCGCTCTGGGTCGGATACGTGCTCGTCGGGATAGTCGTTCACCTGCTTTTCTTGCTCGTGTTCGCCCGACTGTTTCAGAACCGAACCGAGTAG
- a CDS encoding 2-oxo acid dehydrogenase subunit E2, whose amino-acid sequence MDTRGERVEPFSLRRRATVDSMRMAGRRSDIHGLVEFDVTDARTRIDELEHATGERLSFTAFIVFCLAQAIDAQPHVQAYRDALGRVVRFDDVDVMVIVETTVSGERIGVPHVIRAANRRSLHSIHREIRRAQTTSDVPQFSRFAPLFFRLPGVLRRQIYRLPRLAPRRWKQLAGTVGVSAVGMFGAGGGWGITPTNYPLQLTLGGISTKPGVKDGDIEIRDYLSVTATFDHDVVDGAPAARFLTQLKELVESAHGLDTIAE is encoded by the coding sequence ATGGATACGAGGGGTGAGAGAGTCGAACCGTTCTCTCTGCGACGCCGGGCGACGGTGGACTCCATGCGGATGGCCGGACGACGCAGCGATATTCACGGCCTCGTCGAATTCGACGTGACCGACGCGAGAACCCGCATTGACGAGTTGGAGCACGCAACTGGAGAGCGGCTTTCTTTCACTGCCTTCATCGTGTTCTGTCTGGCACAAGCAATCGACGCTCAGCCACACGTTCAGGCGTATCGGGACGCGTTGGGTCGTGTCGTGCGGTTCGACGACGTTGACGTGATGGTCATCGTTGAGACGACCGTATCCGGCGAACGAATCGGTGTGCCCCACGTCATCCGGGCGGCGAATCGTCGATCGCTTCACTCCATTCATCGAGAGATTCGACGCGCACAGACGACTTCTGACGTGCCACAATTTTCCCGGTTCGCGCCGCTCTTTTTCCGATTACCCGGCGTGCTCAGACGGCAGATTTACCGGCTTCCTCGACTCGCTCCCCGTCGATGGAAGCAACTCGCCGGAACGGTCGGCGTCTCGGCTGTGGGGATGTTCGGTGCTGGCGGTGGGTGGGGAATCACGCCGACGAACTACCCACTCCAGCTAACGCTTGGGGGAATTTCGACAAAACCCGGCGTCAAAGACGGCGATATCGAGATTCGAGACTATCTCTCGGTCACCGCAACGTTCGACCACGATGTCGTTGATGGCGCGCCAGCAGCGCGCTTTCTCACCCAGCTAAAGGAATTGGTCGAATCGGCCCACGGACTCGACACGATAGCCGAATAA
- the hisH gene encoding imidazole glycerol phosphate synthase subunit HisH — protein MNVTIIDYGVGNLRSLRRGLERADATVTVSDDPDAIAAADALVLPGVGAFGECVRNSKPFHDVLIDAAEDTPILGICVGLQLMFTESTEGAPDGETIDGLDLIPGRVERLPSDEVKVPHMGWNELTVERDHPLVSGIENGDYAYFVHSYCSAVAAHTVASCDYGFDFAAIAANEAGNVMGTQFHPEKSGETGLTVLKNFVDYAAQYREESLAAE, from the coding sequence GTGAACGTCACCATTATCGACTACGGCGTCGGTAACCTCCGCAGTCTCAGGCGCGGCCTCGAACGGGCCGACGCGACCGTGACCGTCTCCGACGACCCCGACGCAATCGCCGCGGCGGACGCGCTCGTCCTCCCCGGCGTCGGGGCGTTTGGCGAGTGCGTTCGGAACTCGAAGCCGTTCCACGACGTGCTCATAGACGCTGCAGAAGACACGCCGATACTCGGCATCTGCGTCGGACTCCAACTCATGTTCACCGAGAGTACCGAGGGCGCACCAGACGGCGAAACCATCGACGGCCTCGATCTGATTCCCGGCCGCGTCGAACGCCTGCCGAGCGACGAAGTGAAAGTGCCACACATGGGCTGGAACGAACTCACCGTCGAACGTGACCATCCGCTTGTTTCTGGGATTGAGAACGGTGATTACGCCTACTTCGTCCATTCCTACTGCTCTGCCGTCGCAGCCCACACCGTCGCCTCCTGTGACTACGGCTTCGACTTCGCCGCCATCGCCGCAAACGAGGCAGGAAACGTCATGGGAACCCAATTCCACCCCGAAAAAAGCGGCGAGACGGGACTCACCGTGCTCAAAAACTTCGTGGACTATGCAGCGCAGTATCGAGAAGAATCGCTCGCCGCGGAGTGA
- a CDS encoding SLC13 family permease translates to MLVVFALIALALFLFATEWFPIDVTAIIVMVLLMVLEPWTQVSAQEGISGFSSPATITVLAMLILSTGINRTGIVQLLGRKMASFAGTDQRKQLAATIGVTGPISGFVNNTPVVAILVPVIADLAHKGKTSPSKLLMPLSFASMFGGTLTLIGTSTNILASDIVARLGAEAPESGLHAFGMFEFTKLGIVVFAVGTLYLMTVGVWLIPKRVPAEEDLVEEYALQEYLADVVVPANSSLIGKTVEEALGGDELDIDVLQLIRYGEQFSEPLARKEIHENDTLRVRTNRETLEQLMDAEGVQFAGGPRTEDDLHPGEEEPVLVEVVIPSGSFLVGENLASSTFRQRYDANVLAFRSRGKVVRDRFEEIRIRVGDTLLVQAPPDSLTRLVENEDFIVAHEFENVTYRSEKIPFAVAIVAGVVALPALNILPIVVSALGGVVAMILSGVLKPNELYKSVEWNVIFLLAGVIPLGIALQQTGAAALLGNAVASTATFLPAIGVLWVLYLATGLLTSVISNNASVVLMIPVAASAAQSIGANAFAFVLAVTFAASTAFMTPVGYQTNLFVYGPGGYTFSDFIRVGAPLQLLLSIVTVLGIAFFWGVRV, encoded by the coding sequence ATGCTCGTCGTCTTCGCTCTCATTGCGCTCGCTCTCTTTTTGTTTGCAACCGAGTGGTTCCCCATCGACGTCACCGCCATCATCGTTATGGTGCTGTTGATGGTGCTTGAACCGTGGACGCAGGTCTCTGCACAGGAAGGTATTTCGGGGTTTTCGAGTCCGGCCACCATCACCGTCCTCGCCATGCTCATCTTGAGCACAGGCATCAACCGTACCGGTATCGTCCAACTCCTCGGCCGGAAGATGGCCTCGTTTGCTGGCACCGACCAACGAAAACAACTCGCCGCCACCATCGGCGTCACTGGACCGATTTCTGGGTTCGTGAACAACACGCCCGTCGTCGCAATCTTGGTTCCCGTCATCGCTGACCTCGCCCACAAGGGGAAAACCTCGCCCTCAAAACTGCTCATGCCGCTTTCGTTCGCGTCGATGTTCGGCGGGACGTTGACCCTCATCGGCACGTCTACGAACATTCTGGCGAGTGACATCGTGGCGCGACTTGGCGCAGAAGCCCCCGAAAGCGGGTTGCACGCTTTCGGGATGTTCGAGTTCACCAAACTCGGTATCGTCGTATTCGCGGTCGGGACGCTCTATCTCATGACGGTGGGCGTCTGGCTGATTCCAAAACGCGTGCCTGCAGAGGAGGACTTGGTCGAAGAATACGCCCTCCAAGAGTACCTCGCAGACGTCGTCGTCCCAGCCAATTCCTCGCTGATCGGCAAGACCGTAGAAGAAGCGCTCGGTGGCGACGAACTCGACATCGACGTGCTCCAGTTGATTCGCTACGGCGAGCAGTTCTCAGAGCCCCTCGCCCGCAAGGAGATTCACGAAAACGACACGCTCCGCGTCAGGACGAACCGCGAGACGCTCGAACAGCTCATGGACGCAGAGGGCGTCCAGTTCGCTGGTGGGCCGCGAACCGAAGACGACCTGCATCCCGGCGAGGAAGAGCCGGTGCTCGTCGAAGTCGTCATCCCATCGGGGTCGTTCCTCGTCGGCGAAAACCTCGCCAGCTCGACGTTTCGCCAGCGCTACGACGCGAACGTCCTCGCTTTCAGAAGCCGGGGGAAAGTCGTCCGAGACCGATTCGAGGAGATTCGTATTCGCGTGGGTGACACGCTCCTCGTGCAAGCGCCACCCGACAGCCTCACCCGCCTCGTCGAAAACGAGGATTTCATCGTTGCCCACGAGTTCGAGAACGTGACCTATCGCAGCGAGAAAATCCCGTTCGCCGTCGCCATCGTCGCCGGCGTCGTGGCGCTCCCCGCACTCAACATCCTTCCCATCGTCGTCTCCGCACTCGGCGGTGTGGTGGCGATGATTTTGAGCGGCGTCCTCAAACCGAACGAACTCTACAAATCCGTCGAGTGGAACGTCATCTTCCTGCTCGCGGGCGTGATTCCACTCGGCATCGCCCTCCAGCAGACCGGCGCGGCCGCGCTTCTCGGCAACGCCGTCGCCTCTACTGCGACGTTCCTGCCCGCCATTGGCGTACTCTGGGTACTGTATCTAGCAACCGGGCTGTTGACGAGCGTCATCAGCAATAACGCGAGTGTGGTGCTCATGATTCCTGTCGCGGCGAGCGCCGCCCAGTCGATTGGCGCAAATGCCTTCGCGTTCGTGCTTGCGGTGACGTTCGCCGCCTCGACGGCGTTCATGACGCCCGTTGGCTACCAGACCAACCTGTTCGTCTACGGGCCAGGTGGCTACACGTTCTCCGACTTCATCCGTGTCGGCGCGCCCCTCCAGTTGCTCCTCTCGATTGTCACGGTGCTCGGCATCGCCTTTTTCTGGGGCGTCCGCGTCTAA
- a CDS encoding DUF5796 family protein has translation MSLRNDISPETLGIELTEGGIVVHYTDGREVFYNGIPAKVEGTVKTAPAKDVHILVTDPTETEGVVVYVNDRNTADEILESTGVGRVLLAEGEETTIFPGVTIRDAGGFRVEVDADPETVRGRVFVFEEDDMGERSFEIVAPPTDD, from the coding sequence ATGAGCCTTCGCAACGACATCTCGCCCGAAACGCTCGGTATCGAACTCACCGAGGGGGGCATCGTCGTCCACTACACCGACGGCAGAGAGGTGTTCTACAACGGGATTCCAGCGAAAGTCGAGGGGACGGTCAAAACCGCACCGGCCAAAGACGTTCACATCCTCGTCACCGACCCGACGGAGACCGAAGGTGTCGTCGTCTACGTGAACGACCGAAACACGGCAGACGAGATCCTCGAATCGACGGGCGTCGGGCGCGTCCTTCTGGCGGAGGGCGAAGAGACCACTATCTTCCCCGGCGTGACCATCCGCGACGCTGGTGGCTTTCGCGTCGAAGTCGACGCAGACCCAGAGACGGTTCGCGGTCGCGTATTCGTCTTTGAAGAGGACGACATGGGCGAACGCTCGTTCGAAATCGTGGCCCCACCCACGGACGACTGA
- a CDS encoding ABC transporter ATP-binding protein, translated as MIRVRNLEYTYAGADQQALRGIDFAADSGEVFGFLGPSGAGKSTTQKVLVGLLDDYGGEVKLFDREVSDWGRDLYRRIGVSAETPNHYRKLTGRENLTLFASLHGGAVRDPEPLLERVGLADAVDRRVGTYSKGMQMRLNLVRALLHDPELVFLDEPTTGIDPGTARSVKQLIADLRDGGTTVFLTTHDMTVADELCDRVGFIVDGELPVVDTPRALKLAHGEATVRVEFRTDSALQSRTFPLSTLGTDEAFTTLLSRGQVETIHTDEATLEDVFIAVTGKVLR; from the coding sequence TTGATACGCGTCCGCAACCTCGAATACACGTACGCCGGGGCAGACCAGCAGGCACTTCGAGGCATCGATTTTGCGGCCGACTCGGGCGAAGTGTTCGGTTTTCTCGGGCCAAGTGGAGCCGGGAAAAGCACGACACAAAAGGTGTTAGTCGGGCTGCTCGACGACTATGGAGGCGAGGTCAAACTCTTCGACCGCGAGGTTTCCGACTGGGGGCGCGACCTCTACCGACGCATCGGTGTTTCAGCGGAGACGCCGAACCACTACCGCAAACTGACCGGGAGAGAAAATCTCACGCTGTTCGCCTCGCTGCACGGCGGTGCCGTCCGCGACCCAGAGCCACTCCTCGAACGCGTTGGGCTCGCAGATGCCGTAGACCGCCGCGTCGGAACCTACTCGAAGGGAATGCAGATGCGTCTGAACCTCGTGCGGGCGTTGCTCCACGACCCTGAGTTGGTGTTCTTAGACGAGCCAACAACCGGCATCGACCCCGGCACCGCCCGCTCGGTCAAACAGCTCATCGCAGACCTCAGAGACGGCGGGACGACGGTGTTTCTCACCACCCACGACATGACGGTTGCAGACGAGTTGTGTGACCGCGTTGGCTTCATCGTCGATGGCGAACTCCCGGTGGTGGATACGCCGCGAGCGCTCAAGTTGGCCCACGGCGAAGCCACCGTCCGCGTCGAGTTTCGGACTGACAGCGCGCTCCAGAGCCGAACCTTCCCGCTATCGACGCTCGGCACGGATGAGGCGTTCACGACCCTCCTCTCTCGCGGGCAGGTGGAGACGATTCACACCGACGAAGCAACCTTAGAAGACGTGTTCATCGCCGTCACGGGCAAGGTGCTGCGGTGA